The Bicyclus anynana chromosome Z, ilBicAnyn1.1, whole genome shotgun sequence genome window below encodes:
- the LOC128199701 gene encoding uncharacterized protein LOC128199701 isoform X1, which translates to MHRKPVSNNKGNLSASHTGHASVDSNKKGNANSNSDNKLSNMESKQQAHGDHFEGKEATPQEKRSAENRDERAQSSSGVVSSTQEDLVPIGIISKRSSIEGSQEVEPAEDESSKRKKKKDNEDKELMGKPAPVARSSTGRNKLPYRR; encoded by the exons TAACTTGAGCGCTTCCCACACTGGTCACGCAAGCGTCGACAGCAATAAGAAAGGCAATGCTAATTCCAACAGTGACAACAAACTAAGCAACATGGAGAGCAAGCAACAAGCGCATGGCGATCATTTTGAAGGGAAGGAGGCCACTCCACAAGAGAAACGTAGTGCTGAAAACAGAGATG AACGAGCTCAGTCAAGTAGTGGCGTGGTATCCTCCACCCAAGAAGATTTGGTTCCTATTGGCATTATTAGCAAGAGGTCCTCCATAGAAGGCAGCCAAGAAGTGGAGCCAGCTGAAGATGAGTCATCAAAACGGAAGAAAAAGAAAGACAATGAGGATAAAGAACTAATGGGCAAGCCAGCGCCAGTAGCCCGCAGCAGTACAGGACG TAATAAGCTGCCATATAGAAGATAG
- the LOC128199701 gene encoding uncharacterized protein LOC128199701 isoform X2 encodes MESKQQAHGDHFEGKEATPQEKRSAENRDERAQSSSGVVSSTQEDLVPIGIISKRSSIEGSQEVEPAEDESSKRKKKKDNEDKELMGKPAPVARSSTGRNKLPYRR; translated from the exons ATGGAGAGCAAGCAACAAGCGCATGGCGATCATTTTGAAGGGAAGGAGGCCACTCCACAAGAGAAACGTAGTGCTGAAAACAGAGATG AACGAGCTCAGTCAAGTAGTGGCGTGGTATCCTCCACCCAAGAAGATTTGGTTCCTATTGGCATTATTAGCAAGAGGTCCTCCATAGAAGGCAGCCAAGAAGTGGAGCCAGCTGAAGATGAGTCATCAAAACGGAAGAAAAAGAAAGACAATGAGGATAAAGAACTAATGGGCAAGCCAGCGCCAGTAGCCCGCAGCAGTACAGGACG TAATAAGCTGCCATATAGAAGATAG